In Flavobacterium gelatinilyticum, a genomic segment contains:
- a CDS encoding cytochrome-c peroxidase, which translates to MKKIISLLFLALWVVSCSSNNDDAEMIAIDNPEISLPIPSGFPELNSFVSLNKPTKYGVELGEKLFSDKRFSADNTISCSSCHIQENAFSDHHPQAVGIEGRVGLRNTPPIQNLAFMKFYNWDGSKLQLENQPLVPIITHEEMDSSILEVIGKIKDDAQYKELFRKAFGDENVTPDRIYKSIAQFEYTLISASSKYDKVKRKEGQTFTESEAAGYKTFQQKCAVCHSGELFTDQSFRNIGFPLNTDSNEAGRGRVTGIPADFMSFRVPSLRNIEYTAPYGSFGQFPTLKSVLDYFDAGVLDAANLDPVFKNNEEKIPLTEEEKTNLIAFMKTLSDTEFVKK; encoded by the coding sequence ATGAAAAAAATAATTAGTTTGCTGTTTCTTGCTTTATGGGTTGTGTCCTGCAGCAGTAATAATGATGATGCAGAGATGATTGCGATCGATAATCCTGAAATTTCCTTACCGATTCCGTCCGGTTTTCCGGAACTGAACAGTTTTGTGAGTTTAAATAAACCAACGAAATACGGTGTCGAATTAGGCGAAAAACTTTTCTCAGACAAAAGATTCAGTGCCGATAATACCATTTCGTGTTCAAGCTGTCATATTCAGGAAAACGCTTTTTCAGATCATCATCCGCAGGCAGTTGGAATTGAAGGAAGAGTTGGACTTCGAAATACGCCTCCGATTCAGAATTTAGCGTTTATGAAATTCTACAATTGGGACGGAAGCAAACTTCAGCTCGAAAATCAGCCTTTGGTTCCCATTATCACCCACGAAGAAATGGATTCGTCTATCCTGGAAGTCATTGGCAAAATTAAAGATGATGCGCAGTATAAAGAGTTATTTAGAAAAGCTTTTGGAGACGAAAATGTTACACCGGACAGAATTTATAAAAGTATCGCACAATTTGAATATACATTGATTTCGGCCAGCAGTAAATATGATAAAGTAAAACGAAAAGAAGGTCAAACATTTACAGAAAGTGAAGCGGCGGGATATAAAACCTTTCAGCAGAAATGTGCAGTCTGTCACAGTGGTGAATTGTTTACTGACCAGAGTTTTAGAAATATCGGTTTTCCTTTAAATACCGATTCTAACGAAGCGGGAAGAGGCAGGGTTACCGGAATTCCGGCAGATTTTATGAGCTTTCGTGTTCCGTCTTTACGAAATATCGAGTACACAGCTCCATACGGAAGTTTTGGTCAGTTCCCGACTTTAAAATCGGTTTTGGATTATTTTGATGCCGGTGTTCTGGATGCTGCTAATCTCGATCCGGTTTTTAAAAATAATGAAGAAAAAATACCTTTGACTGAGGAAGAAAAAACAAATTTGATTGCTTTTATGAAAACCCTTAGTGATACCGAATTTGTGAAAAAGTAA
- a CDS encoding MbnP family protein produces the protein MQNFKQYLLFAAAVLTFSSCSSDDDNPAANNVTLEFNNTFKNTTIVLGDAAAASATANTSAAGQVHHFSEVKYVISNIRLIKDDGSEVPYNVNDLDKGAAVIDQSKTASLSYVLSNVPSASYKQIKFGLGIKPEQNTLDQVRFPKFYTAAGANDTKMMWEWGSGYRFTKIEGFYDTDNKTMSIHTGSTVEGTNGVPASYTQGVNAYRDITLNLTGNAVVGSSAPKIKIKADFDKLLSGKTNTITLSTGTGNADNATPNIHTAAQMVKFVDNLGGDGSSDISGMFSVTAVEN, from the coding sequence ATGCAAAATTTTAAACAATACCTATTATTCGCAGCTGCGGTTTTAACTTTCTCATCTTGTTCAAGCGACGATGATAATCCTGCGGCAAACAATGTAACGCTGGAATTCAACAATACCTTCAAAAATACAACAATTGTTCTGGGAGATGCAGCAGCGGCTTCGGCTACAGCCAATACATCGGCAGCAGGGCAGGTGCATCATTTTTCGGAAGTAAAATATGTAATCAGTAATATCCGCCTGATTAAAGACGACGGAAGCGAAGTACCTTACAATGTAAACGATCTGGACAAAGGCGCGGCAGTAATCGATCAGTCAAAAACGGCTTCATTGAGCTATGTTTTAAGCAATGTGCCTTCGGCATCTTACAAACAGATCAAATTTGGTCTGGGAATTAAACCGGAACAAAATACTTTAGATCAGGTACGTTTTCCTAAATTCTACACAGCGGCGGGAGCCAATGATACAAAAATGATGTGGGAATGGGGATCCGGATACCGTTTTACAAAAATTGAAGGTTTTTATGATACCGACAACAAAACAATGTCTATTCATACCGGAAGTACAGTAGAAGGAACAAACGGAGTTCCGGCGAGTTACACTCAGGGTGTAAATGCATATAGAGATATTACCCTGAACCTGACAGGAAATGCAGTGGTAGGAAGCAGTGCACCAAAAATTAAAATCAAAGCCGATTTTGATAAACTTTTGAGTGGGAAAACGAACACGATTACCTTATCAACAGGAACAGGAAACGCAGACAATGCAACACCAAATATCCATACAGCAGCACAAATGGTAAAATTTGTAGATAATCTGGGAGGAGACGGTTCAAGCGATATCAGCGGGATGTTTTCGGTTACGGCAGTAGAAAACTAG
- a CDS encoding TonB-dependent receptor plug domain-containing protein — translation MKYILMLLFFGLSVTAQNPHAHHDSIKNLEEVKVHNKVKKKIETEMKMAVSVDEFLSSSDNISFIKRGAYAWEPLLNNMSTERSTVTIDGMHVFGACTDKMDPITSYVESNNLAAIDIKSGQEGSLHGATVAGSIDLKRRSTPFSAQNKWNGAYQSGFEFNNKQFFNLGNVSFSSNKFVADGSISYRKAANYYDGNDNEVKHSQYKKFNTSIGLAYKTSDLSSVRLDAIFDMAKDVGFPALPMDLSLSRALITSAAYKQLFEEGLVRVVDTKVYFNAIEHYMDDTTRPENLVHMDMPGWSTTFGLVSKANLKKNSYSSEIQLNAYDNLSIAEMRMYPQDRSQRTMFAYSWPWVTTRYGGLSMNNSWEISEKSQINAGGSLGVNYNYSKYVEFNWIFHPGTPQEKTRFLPAIHAGYQLDLEHFNFSVGTGYGHRAPSVSEGYGYYIYNSFDRYDYIGNPDLKNEISNEINAGAGFKNEKLSIQAKVNYFYIQNYIIGRILSMGSPMNYQSVGVKGYTSLDYATLFNMSANVSYDILEHLHWKGTLTYARGTDNKGGNLPFIRPLSYQTSLHFMHKNFGIQTSVNGDFEQINYSPEYGEDLTSAYTIWNLSANYSFKINKVKTTVQAGAENLLNEYYSTYADWGNIPRMGRNIFTSLKFSF, via the coding sequence ATGAAATATATTCTAATGTTACTTTTTTTCGGATTGTCGGTTACGGCTCAAAACCCGCACGCTCACCACGACAGCATTAAAAACCTGGAAGAAGTAAAAGTACATAATAAGGTTAAAAAGAAGATTGAAACCGAGATGAAAATGGCGGTTTCGGTTGATGAATTTTTGTCTTCCTCGGATAATATAAGTTTCATAAAAAGAGGGGCTTATGCATGGGAGCCTTTGTTAAATAACATGAGTACGGAACGTTCTACGGTTACGATTGACGGGATGCATGTTTTTGGTGCCTGTACTGATAAAATGGATCCGATAACCTCGTATGTAGAAAGTAATAATCTCGCTGCTATCGACATTAAATCAGGGCAGGAAGGAAGTCTTCACGGTGCTACGGTTGCCGGAAGTATCGATTTAAAAAGAAGAAGTACGCCTTTCAGCGCCCAAAACAAATGGAATGGTGCCTACCAAAGCGGATTCGAGTTTAATAACAAACAGTTTTTCAATCTCGGAAACGTTTCTTTTTCAAGTAATAAATTTGTTGCTGATGGGAGTATTTCCTACCGAAAAGCTGCTAATTATTACGACGGAAATGACAATGAAGTAAAGCATTCGCAGTATAAAAAATTCAACACCTCGATTGGTCTGGCTTATAAAACAAGCGATTTATCATCTGTACGGCTTGATGCTATTTTTGATATGGCAAAAGATGTGGGTTTTCCGGCACTGCCAATGGATTTATCGCTTTCACGTGCTCTTATAACATCGGCTGCTTATAAACAGTTGTTTGAAGAAGGTTTGGTAAGGGTTGTCGATACTAAAGTATATTTTAATGCAATTGAGCATTATATGGATGATACAACACGTCCTGAAAATCTCGTTCACATGGATATGCCGGGATGGAGCACAACGTTTGGTCTGGTTTCGAAAGCAAATTTAAAAAAGAACAGCTATTCATCAGAAATTCAGTTAAATGCTTACGATAATTTGTCAATTGCCGAAATGCGAATGTACCCGCAGGATCGAAGTCAGAGAACGATGTTTGCCTACAGCTGGCCTTGGGTTACAACGCGATACGGCGGACTATCGATGAACAACTCCTGGGAAATTTCAGAGAAAAGCCAGATTAATGCAGGCGGTTCTTTGGGCGTAAATTACAACTATTCAAAATATGTAGAATTCAACTGGATTTTTCATCCGGGAACACCACAGGAAAAAACGAGATTTCTGCCTGCAATTCACGCCGGATATCAGCTGGATCTCGAACATTTTAATTTTTCTGTCGGCACAGGTTACGGGCATCGCGCACCCTCTGTTTCTGAAGGTTACGGTTATTACATCTATAATAGTTTTGACCGTTATGATTACATTGGAAATCCGGATTTGAAAAACGAAATTTCAAACGAAATCAATGCAGGTGCCGGATTTAAAAATGAAAAGCTAAGCATTCAGGCAAAAGTAAACTACTTCTATATTCAGAATTATATTATAGGCCGTATTTTAAGCATGGGAAGCCCTATGAATTACCAGTCGGTTGGGGTAAAAGGTTACACTTCATTAGATTATGCGACACTTTTTAATATGTCGGCTAATGTAAGTTATGATATTCTGGAACATTTACACTGGAAAGGAACGCTGACTTATGCCCGCGGAACGGATAATAAAGGAGGAAATCTGCCTTTTATTCGTCCGCTGAGTTATCAGACATCACTTCATTTTATGCATAAAAACTTCGGAATCCAGACTTCGGTAAACGGTGATTTCGAGCAGATTAATTACAGTCCGGAATATGGAGAAGATTTAACATCAGCCTATACCATCTGGAACCTTTCAGCCAATTATTCGTTTAAAATCAATAAAGTAAAAACCACGGTACAGGCAGGTGCAGAAAATCTTTTAAATGAATATTACAGCACTTATGCTGACTGGGGAAATATCCCGAGAATGGGACGCAATATTTTTACCTCTTTAAAATTCAGTTTCTAA